Proteins from one Penicillium digitatum chromosome 2, complete sequence genomic window:
- a CDS encoding putative MATH and UCH domain protein: MDSLFNLAVSGTEVEDTARTANAETESSNQFPESSRSPPHPAPILPSEELEHAYWAQYEEDTTIPDEDEMKEIDGGDSDYSASDHKYWETNFFRDLGDPEYVPIEKARLTWTFKGVRGIPENPNRDKVIRSPPAFVGGYWWRIKFYPRGNNVNALSVYLECSPTLPAPDGKLPETEFTVHRGPADAPLDNSTPDIQIKTTATDDAAAWFENYKSQYPAARNTPLSDHGTLDSWRVPAQVGVIVYNPQEPRTGWMQSSCHQFNPHNLDWGWTYFHGPWDQIHSRRRGQHRALLNNDTLSFDAYIRVVKDPTKSLWWHPSESEPTWDSMALTGYRPLGDSIINHSPEVAGLASWLHIAPFCKIIQNIDVFEHLTNADARPKPLCDALQRLLWQLRRQTLSPSYVDTDGVTATLRNLHEFSSDVSEFWERLRRNLELELKGTEAGKQFACLFDSPVVQSPSSDSEVPLNMLPRDFNSRIYVPIDQAKSTSEAVSGYLSAKPGRWSLPSVLHVEFGRHTLDKAKRWQLRYDKVELDEELDLTPWVVDGQGSKYVLYGYIVHRGRRTSGKFFSILRPAGPGSTWLAFDDGSDNRVECLTQKTAMGPHLGLDPSQAVDHKKGHDVPVVTIYIRGDLISELLPGPQEPWEVPVTLKQYYETGVYHSGSKPGDSVQVEVYALSQYDQLTSLFDSYDLMAQAKVANSVMYLTLPRSSRLAELRKRISIGKSSGSEVIGPERVRLWQIGNSFAQSGSSLAFDRTIDLNVPLDPSLSTIRFWMETISKEDAHLFAIPDPPAVTTSENKPDDLVVENSIHGGSENVTSVTEGDAVASSSGNALYEGPAASDTVNSVIDGGSLLPLATSSLENDAFATGRAAQEVVLATVIATPATEEAASSAPVSNSEVESSTLEGAPQEQTQSEFKLPVGHTYYFIQIFNAENQVLRTVGSFFSKHDSNVKASIRRHLQRPLHQDFLMWKRVDGAAVTPVSPADNFDDMLAPHGTCFIVGDKLTKDKRTQLASLGLFTSPDRLVQYLWADSRGHPIQGFTGTKTIEATFTNDYYSGCFLKGYHHGKGKHISSTGMMYEGDFVFGRRHGQGKLTYPTGDTYDGDWVEDVCHGQGTYVEKATGNKYVGGFKDGKRHGKGISYWEVADAELDLCQICYTEEMDAIFAECGHLCSCVTCASLVSLCPMCRKEIKKVIKIYRA; the protein is encoded by the exons ATGGATTCTTTATTCAATCTGGCAGTCTCTGGGACTGAAGTGGAGGATACGGCGAGAACGGCAAATGCAGAGACCGAATCATCAAACCAATTCCCCGAATCATCACGTTCGCCCCCTCATCCCGCGCCAATCCTGCCCTCGGAAGAGCTGGAACATGCGTACTGGGCGCAGTATGAAGAGGACACAACCATCCCAGATGAGGACGAGATGAAAGAAATCGACGGCGGCGATTCGGACTACAGTGCTAGTGATC ATAAATATTGGGAAACTAACTTCTTTCGGGATTTGGGAGATCCTGAATATGTACCCATCGAAAAGGCCCGTCTAACGTGGACGTTCAAGGGTGTTCGGGGCATCCCCGAGAACCCCAATCGTGACAAAGTCATTCGCTCCCCACCAGCATTCGTTGGGGGATACTGGTGGCGAATCAAGTTCTACCCTAGGGGGAACAATGTTAATGCATTGAGTGTCTACCTTGAATGCTCTCCCACATTGCCCGCTCCAGATGGCAAGCTTCCTGAGACGGAATTTACGGTCCATCGAGGCCCAGCCGATGCCCCACTAGATAATAGCACCCCGGACATTCAAATAAAGACTACAGCAACGGACGACGCAGCAGCGTGGTTTGAGAACTACAAGTCTCAATATCCTGCAGCCAGGAACACCCCCCTATCTGATCATGGAACCTTGGACTCTTGGCGTGTGCCCGCACAGGTCGGCGTCATTGTATACAACCCCCAAGAGCCACGCACAGGATGGATGCAGTCTTCTTGTCATCAATTTAACCCTCATAATTTGGATTGGGGGTGGACATATTTCCACGGCCCATGGGATCAAATCCAttcacgccggcgaggacAACATCGTGCTCTTCTGAACAACGACACGCTCTCATTTGATGCCTACATTCGTGTGGTGAAAGATCCTACCAAGTCCCTTTGGTGGCACCCAAGTGAGTCCGAGCCAACGTGGGATAGCATGGCCTTGACCGGTTACCGACCTCTGGGTGACTCGATCATCAATCACAGCCCAGAGGTAGCCGGGCTGGCCTCGTGGCTGCACATTGCTCCATTCTGCAAGATCATTCAAAACATTGATGTGTTTGAACATCTCACCAATGCCGATGCCAGACCGAAGCCTCTATGCGATGCTCTCCAGAGGCTTCTGTGGCAGCTTCGCCGCCAGACACTCTCCCCGAGCTATGTCGATACGGACGGCGTGACTGCAACTTTGCGCAATCTGCATGAGTTCTCGAGCGATGTGTCCGAATTCTGGGAGCGTCTGCGTCGTAACTTGGAACTAGAACTGAAGGGAACAGAGGCCGGCAAACAATTTGCTTGCCTCTTTGATAGTCCGGTCGTACAATCTCCGTCTTCTGATAGCGAAGTCCCTTTGAACATGCTGCCAAGAGACTTCAACTCACGTATTTACGTGCCAATTGATCAAGCCAAGTCTACCTCTGAAGCCGTTAGTGGATATCTGAGTGCTAAGCCCGGTCGTTGGTCGCTTCCATCAGTTCTTCATGTCGAGTTTGGGCGCCATACTCTGGACAAGGCCAAACGCTGGCAGCTGCGGTATGACAAAGTAGAGCTGGATGAGGAGTTGGATCTGACCCCGTGGGTGGTTGATGGCCAGGGTAGCAAGTATGTGCTTTATGGCTATATTGTTCATCGAGGCCGCCGTACCTCGGGCAAGTTCTTTAGTATCCTTCGCCCAGCGGGTCCAGGTTCCACATGGCTGGCTTTTGACGATGGCAGTGATAACCGCGTGGAGTGCTTGACCCAGAAAACAGCCATGGGTCCACACCTAGGTCTCGATCCCTCCCAGGCTGTGGATCACAAGAAGGGTCATGATGTACCTGTCGTGACAATTTACATCCGTGGCGATCTGATATCGGAGCTTTTGCCTGGTCCCCAAGAGCCTTGGGAAGTGCCTGTGACCTTGAAACAATACTATGAAACAGGAGTGTACCACTCAGGTTCCAAGCCTGGGGATAGTGTTCAAGTTGAGGTCTATGCGCTTTCCCAGTATGACCAGCTCACCAGCCTTTTTGACTCCTACGATCTCATGGCACAGGCCAAAGTGGCAAACAGTGTCATGTATCTGACTTTGCCCCGTTCATCACGCTTAGCAGAACTACGCAAAAGAATTTCTATTGGGAAGTCCTCTGGCTCTGAAGTCATTGGTCCCGAGCGGGTTCGTTTATGGCAAATTGGCAACTCATTTGCTCAATCTGGGTCATCCTTGGCGTTTGATCGTACTATTGATTTGAATGTTCCGCTGGATCCTTCATTGAGCACCATACGGTTCTGGATGGAAACTATCTCGAAGG AGGACGCTCACCTGTTCGCCATCCCAGACCCTCCTGCAGTCACAACTTCAGAGAATAAGCCGGATGACTTGGTCGTCGAGAACTCTATCCACGGCGGTTCTGAAAATGTGACATCTGTGACTGAAGGAGATGCCGTCGCTAGTTCATCTGGAAATGCTCTCTACGAGGGTCCCGCCGCTTCAGATACTGTCAACTCTGTTATCGATGGTGGATCGCTGCTTCCGTTGGCCACATCTTCTCTAGAGAATGATGCTTTTGCTACTGGAAGGGCAGCACAAGAAGTGGTGCTGGCTACTGTTATAGCAACTCCAGCAACAGAAGAAGCAGCAAGCTCCGCTCCTGTGTCAAATTCTGAAGTTGAGTCTTCTACACTGGAAGGGGCTCCTCAAGAACAGACCCAATCCGAGTTCAAGTTGCCTGTTGGCCATACATACTACTTTATTCAAATTTTCAACGCGGAAAATCAAGTGCTTCGTACCGTGGGGTCATTTTTCTCCAAACATGATTCCAACGTTAAAGCGTCCATTCGACGCCACTTACAGCGGCCTCTTCACCAAGACTTTCTCATGTGGAAACGAGTCGATGGTGCTGCTGTTACTCCGGTGTCACCTGCTGACAACTTCGACGATATGCTTGCTCCGCACGGAACATGTTTCATCGTCGGAGATAAGTTGACCAAGGACAA GCGCACTCAACTTGCTTCATTGGGATTGTTTACCAGTCCTGATCGTCTGGTTCAGTACCTGTGGGCCGATTCTCGCGGTCACCCAATCCAAGGTTTCACCGGCACGAAGACTATCGAAGCCACCTTCACAAACGACTACTATAGTGGTTGCTTCCTCAAAGGTTATCACCATGGTAAAGGCAAGCACATCTCCAGCACTGGCATGATGTACGAAGGCGACTTCGTCTTTGGCAGACGCCACGGCCAAGGCAAGCTAACCTATCCCACCGGCGACACATACGACGGTGATTGGGTCGAAGATGTATGCCATGGACAAGGTACTTATGTTGAGAAGGCGACAGGCAACAAGTATGTCGGCGGCTTCAAGGATGGCAAACGCCACGGCAAGGGCATCAGCTACTGGGAGGTGGCCGACGCAGAGTTGGATCTGTGCCAAATATGTTATACCGAGGAAATGGATGCAATCTTTGCCGAGTGTGGTCACCTTTGTTCCTGTGTGACTTGTGCGAGCCTTGTGAGTCTGTGTCCGATGTGCCGCAAAGAGATCAAGAAGGTGATCAAGATATATCGGGCATAG
- a CDS encoding Cell-cycle control medial ring component, which translates to MSELTFTKSFLSTLDSRPIKLRADHVFDPEQIGLRVPYILPRLSGPHPPMPKKVRSTQAPGSSKSITVRVKSARNPALEFLISNAPLSTTSLQDIRDAVQLRVTDVQGDQVPLDKIKILYKRKPVAGTGKTLAEILADEPMIMAGGKEVEIGVMIIGGAQVVESIVTQKEIAEKRDETPPKPAICLSGEEALHTEAFWDDLQGYLEQRLKDEEEAKRLRVMFKEAWSLAK; encoded by the exons ATGTCGGAGCTGACCTTCACCAAATCATTCCTGTCCACGCTGGATTCACGGCCAATCAAGCTTCGCGCCGATCATGTCTTCGACCCTGAGCAAATTGGACTACGAGTTCCC TACATCCTCCCCCGCCTTTCGGGCCCGCACCCTCCGATGCCCAAAAAAGTGAGGTCAACACAGGCACCAGGCTCCTCTAAATCAATCACTGTCCGGGTCAAGTCTGCCCGCAACCCTGCTCTTGAATTCCTGATCTCCAATGCCCCCCTCTCGACCACCTCTCTCCAGGACATTCGGGATGCTGTGCAATTGCGCGTCACCGATGTGCAGGGAGACCAAGTTCCGCTagacaagatcaagatcTTATACAAGCGCAAGCCAGTGGCTGGAACGGGGAAGACACTAGCTGAGATATTGGCAGACGAGCCCATGATTATGGCGGGAGGCAAAGAAGTCGAGATCGGGGTAATGATCATAGGTGGCGCTCAGGTGGTTGAATCCATTGTGACTCAAAAGGAGATTGCAGAGAAGCGGGATGAAACACCACCAAAGCCTGCTATATGTCTGAGTGGCGAGGAAGCGTTGCATACAGAGGCTTTCTGGGATGACCTGCAAGGCTATCTCGAGCAGCGATTGaaggacgaggaagaagcaAAACGGTTGAGAGTGATGTTCAAGGAGGCATGGAGCTTAGCCAAGTAG
- a CDS encoding Cell differentiation and development protein Fsr1, whose protein sequence is MAGIGGTAGAMDGSNGPQGTEYTLQGVMRFLQTEWHRHERDRNAWEIERAEMKSRIGRLEGDLRTSKRLHESLGKHVRLMETALKREREKVKKLSNNERSEDSIDPKDTARESVKFLKAHRPKPSTDHDNDAEPGNENQHEAQIEDIDKVRTYLSKASHEIAYHVIPASHPPPDMNDSDMSGQLYGNSQLSQQNLEEAYLQQQRQKSNHVMARDMVSQKQQPLSNQFTENTMARVQNQYLSREGMDRRSIDPQQASVAAIENRTQSYEQGMTEDRPNQAYETQGPRVVVKEDVALQNLAEERTEDVDGWNFDEPAEQELVITEPIPPHRPDTDAFPNVNFVHSEATKGGSLPHHRTSLDSRCKSDGAINPRETGQQQDSNFQVRFELRGHLDVIRSVIFTSGSAENPEICTCSDDGTIKRWIIPATSVGSSAGSSRGSDITSSFTHRGHEGAVTSLAACSPSQNISNGGRALGNGLVFSGGQDGTVRLWEPKRIDPKATFHEHKDAVWGLCVLPGTMGSVFGDSSSQHGGSDRILLASGAADGYVFIWAIGAASPTGNRRQGTRQRANSNSMPSGPNIPTLPQPSVATTPAFHYTIVHRIPRPNSPSPTCISPLSLAGVNFVVSYSDASIIVYDTRTGEEIASMASLETYDGTPATGVNSVVATTVGFDGTVNLDPNRAMAEEEEVVHGATGSSSVEGVIISGYEDRYIRFFDANSGQCTYTMLAHPAAIASLSLSPDGRELVSAGHDASLRFWNLEKRSCTQEVTHFRLMRGEGVCAVVWSRDGNWVAGGGGDGVVKVCSR, encoded by the exons ATGGCTGGGATCGGAGGAACGGCCGGCGCCATGGATGGCTCGAATGGCCCACAGGGGACGGAATACACATTACAGG GTGTAATGCGCTTCCTACAGACAGAATGGCACCGACATGAGCGAGACCGCAATGCATGGGAGATTGAACGGGCAGAGATGAAATCTCGTATTGGTCGATTGGAAGGTGATCTGCGCACAAGCAAACGCTTACATGAGTCCCTTGGGAAGCATGTTCGGCTGATGGAGACCGCCCTaaagagggagagggagaaggTCAAGAAGCTTTCGAACAACGAACGGTCCGAAGACTCTATAGATCCCAAAGATACTGCACGTGAAAGTGTCAAATTCCTCAAAG CGCATCGCCCCAAGCCGAGCACGGACCATGACAATGATGCAGAACCCGGCAATGAAAACCAGCATGAGGCTCAAATTGAGGACATTGACAAAGTCCGAACATACCTGTCCAAAGCCTCCCACGAGATTGCCTACCATGTCATACCCGCCTCCCACCCGCCACCTGACATGAACGACTCTGACATGTCAGGTCAGCTATATGGCAATTCGCAGCTGTCGCAACAGAATCTAGAGGAGGCTTATCTTCAGCAGCAGCGGCAGAAGTCGAACCACGTCATGGCACGTGATATGGTCTCGCAAAAACAACAACCGTTGTCAAATCAATTTACTGAAAATACCATGGCTCGTGTTCAAAACCAGTATCTTTCTCGGGAAGGCATGGATAGACGGTCAATAGACCCGCAGCAAGCCTCCGTCGCAGCGATCGAAAATCGAACCCAGTCATATGAACAGGGCATGACGGAAGATCGTCCAAACCAGGCATACGAGACCCAGGGCCCCCGAGTGGTCGTCAAGGAAGATGTGGCTCTGCAAAATTTGGCCGAGGAAAGAACAGAGGATGTGGATGGGTGGAATTTTGACGAACCGGCGGAGCAGGAACTCGTGATCACCGAACCCATCCCGCCTCATCGCCCGGATACCGATGCTTTCCCCAATGTCAACTTTGTGCACTCTGAGGCGACAAAGGGCGGGTCTCTCCCCCACCATAGGACGAGTTTGGACTCAAGATGCAAGAGTGATGGTGCAATTAATCCCCGGGAAACGGGACAACAGCAAGATTCGAACTTTCAAGTTCGGTTTGAGCTGCGTGGCCACTTGGATGTGATCCGATCTGTCATCTTTACTAGTGGTAGCGCGGAGAATCCTGAGATCTGCACTTGCAGCGACGATGGAACGATCAAGCGGTGGATCATCCCAGCTACTTCTGTTGGCTCTAGTGCTGGTTCTAGTCGTGGCTCGGACATTACAAGCTCCTTTACTCATCGCGGACACGAAGGCGCCGTGACTTCCCTTGCCGCTTGCTCGCCATCTCAGAACATCTCCAATGGCGGCCGTGCTTTGGGTAATGGGTTGGTGTTTTCAGGCGGTCAAGATGGTACCGTGCGTTTATGGGAACCTAAGCGGATTGATCCCAAGGCCACCTTCCACGAGCATAAAGATGCAGTCTGGGGACTCTGCGTTCTTCCCGGGACCATGGGCTCTGTCTTTGGCGACTCAAGCAGCCAACATGGTGGATCAGATCGCATCCTTCTGGCCTCCGGCGCAGCAGATGGCTACGTCTTTATTTGGGCCATCGGTGCCGCATCCCCGACTGGAAATCGCCGTCAAGGTACTCGCCAGCGGGCGAACTCAAATTCAATGCCGTCAGGTCCTAACATCCCAACCTTGCCTCAACCCAGTGTCGCTACAACCCCAGCTTTCCATTATACCATTGTTCATCGCATCCCCCGCCCAAATTCCCCTTCCCCAACATGTATTAGCCCCTTGTCTCTTGCGGGCGTCAATTTTGTCGTCTCCTACTCGGATGCCTCTATCATTGTCTACGACACGCGGACCGGCGAGGAAATTGCGAGTATGGCCAGCCTCGAGACATATGATGGCACGCCAGCTACTGGGGTGAATTCAGTCGTCGCCACAACTGTCGGCTTTGATGGAACAGTTAATCTTGATCCCAACCGCGCGATggccgaagaggaagaagtgGTTCACGGAGCTACTGGATCAAGCAGCGTAGAGGGTGTAATAATCAGTGGTTACGAGGACCGATACATCCGCTTCTTTGATGCAAATAGTG GTCAATGTACATACACAATGCTTGCTCATCCTGCTGCCATAGCCTCACTGTCATTATCTCCGGATGGACGTGAGCTCGTTTCTGCTGGCCACGATGCAAGCTTGCGATTCTGGAACCTTGAGAAGCGCAGCTGTACCCAGGAGGTGACGCACTTCCGTCTGATGCGTGGCGAAGGGGTCTGTGCTGTGGTATGGAGCCGTGATGGCAACTGGGTCGCTGGCGGTGGCGGGGACGGAGTGGTCAAGGTCTGCTCTCGATGA
- a CDS encoding Nucleolar RNA methyltransferase (Nop2), putative has protein sequence MGVGRRMKKQGPPAPLDESRITMLKKRKVGGAEAPPKPAAAKRRRSDADEAVSKKDAPKKTKVNGTTPKADSKEPKKQLSVTKKAVPVPMSDDDEDMEDDEFGDLDGISEGSMDSDDQIEGLSDLEDDDSVVDSDEEGHTRGAMFSDDEDSDAEERLTAANIEGLSRKLDAEKQEEEEAAEQEMQEAAMQTNIAAPDVFADQTQQGLAPDLQLLRQRITDTIRILGDLKTLGLPGKSRTDYIDLLLDDICTYYGYTRFLAEKLFNLFTPREAFAFFEANETPRPVVIRTNTLRTNRRSLAQALINRGVVLEPVGKWSKVGLQVFESPVPLGATPEYLAGHYILQAASSFLPVMALAPQPNERVLDMASAPGGKTTYMSALMRNTGCVVANDASKPRAKGLIGNIHRLGCKNTIVTNMDARTAFPKAMGGFDRVLLDAPCTGTGVISKDPGVKTSKNERDFLAIPHMQRQLLLAAIDSVDHASKTGGYVVYSTCSVTVEENEAVVQYVLRKRPNVKIVDTGLGNFGSPGFLSYMGKSFDPKMALTRRYFPHRENVDGFYVCKLKKTAVTPVAKSDDSEPRSKGPKKARSASSAASTDDESIDKTPIVDENGHAADFEGGAFSSFEDPEDIERIARAERNRIRRKGLNPKGVLNKPKKSKVEVSAKTNETAPPKQEDETKAVASKKTSIEKEGEKKIVVKKDKKPVTTEKEAKKTVAKGKVEKKDKKSAKKAGK, from the coding sequence ATGGGTGTCGGTCGTCGTATGAAGAAGCAGGGCCCTCCAGCCCCGCTCGATGAGTCAAGAATCACAATGctcaagaagcgcaaggttGGTGGAGCCGAGGCGCCTCCGAAGCCTGCAGCAGCAAAGCGTCGCAGATCTGATGCCGATGAGGCTGTCTCGAAGAAGGATGCCCCCAAGAAGACGAAAGTCAATGGTACTACTCCCAAGGCCGACTCTAAGGAACCTAAGAAGCAGCTGTCGGTCACAAAGAAGGCCGTGCCGGTGCCCATgtctgatgatgatgaggatatgGAGGATGATGAGTTTGGTGATCTCGATGGGATCAGTGAAGGCTCAATGGATAGCGATGATCAGATTGAGGGGCTATCTGACCTAGAGGATGATGACTCGGTTGTCGATTCTGACGAGGAGGGTCACACCCGCGGAGCCATGTTCTCCGACGATGAGGATTCCGATGCCGAAGAGAGATTGACCGCCGCAAACATCGAGGGTCTGTCGCGGAAACTGGATGCTGAAAAacaagaggaggaggaagctGCTGAGCAGGAAATGCAGGAAGCCGCCATGCAGACCAACATCGCTGCACCCGATGTGTTCGCCGACCAAACTCAGCAGGGACTTGCCCCCGATCTGCAGCTGCTTCGCCAGCGCATCACAGACACCATTCGAATTCTGGGTGACCTGAAGACCCTCGGCCTGCCCGGAAAGTCGCGAACCGACTATATCGATCTCCTGCTCGACGATATCTGCACCTACTACGGCTACACTCGATTCCTGGCCGAGAAGCTGTTCAACCTGTTCACTCCCAGGGAGGCCTTTGCCTTCTTCGAAGCTAACGAGACTCCTCGCCCTGTTGTTATCCGTACCAATACTCTGCGAACCAATCGCCGATCCCTCGCCCAGGCCCTCATCAACCGTGGTGTTGTCCTCGAGCCCGTTGGCAAGTGGTCCAAGGTTGGCCTGCAGGTTTTCGAGTCCCCGGTTCCCCTGGGTGCCACCCCCGAGTATCTGGCCGGTCACTACATTCTCCAGGCTGCTTCATCTTTCCTTCCTGTCATGGCTCTAGCTCCCCAGCCCAATGAGCGTGTCCTCGATATGGCCTCTGCCCCCGGTGGTAAGACAACATACATGTCAGCCCTGATGCGCAATACTGGCTGTGTCGTCGCAAACGATGCCAGTAAGCCCCGTGCCAAGGGTTTGATTGGTAACATTCACCGTCTGGGCTGCAAGAATACCATTGTCACGAACATGGATGCCCGTACTGCGTTCCCCAAGGCTATGGGTGGCTTTGATCGTGTTTTGCTCGATGCTCCTTGCACCGGTACCGGTGTTATCTCGAAGGATCCCGGTGTTAAGACATCAAAGAATGAGCGTGATTTCCTCGCCATTCCCCACATGCAGCGCCAGCTTCTTTTGGCTGCCATTGATTCCGTCGATCATGCCTCCAAGACCGGTGGATACGTTGTTTACTCAACTTGCAGTGtgacagtcgaagagaacGAGGCCGTTGTGCAGTATGTGCTTCGAAAGCGTCCCAACGTTAAGATCGTGGACACAGGTCTCGGTAACTTTGGTAGCCCTGGATTCCTTAGCTATATGGGCAAGTCTTTCGATCCTAAGATGGCTCTCACCCGCCGTTACTTCCCTCATCGCGAGAACGTTGACGGTTTCTACGTCTGCAAGCTCAAGAAGACTGCCGTGACCCCCGTGGCCAAGTCGGATGACAGCGAACCCCGCTCTAAGGGCCCCAAGAAGGCTCGTAGTGCTTCCTCGGCTGCCTCCACGGATGACGAGTCCATTGATAAGACCCCGATTGTCGATGAGAACGGACACGCCGCTGACTTCGAGGGTGGTGCCTTCAGCTCATTCGAGGATCCCGAAGATATTGAGCGCATCGCTCGTGCTGAGCGGAACCGTATTCGTCGCAAGGGCCTCAACCCCAAGGGTGTTCTTAACAAGcccaagaagagcaaggtaGAGGTGTCAGCGAAGACAAACGAAACGGCGCCACCAAAGCAGGAAGACGAGACCAAGGCTGTTGCCTCGAAGAAAACTTCTATTGAGAAAGAGGGCGAGAAGAAGATTGTGGTCAAGAAAGATAAGAAGCCGGTAACCACAGAAAAGGAAGCGAAGAAGACCGTGGCCAAGGGCAAGGTCGAGAAGAAGGATAAGAAGTCAGCCAAGAAGGCCGGCAAATGA
- a CDS encoding Deoxyhypusine synthase, putative — translation MSAQQPSVVPFSVTDSVLQRSQPVPEGSHVVSGVDFDKFQGRDITVAEMVDNLAHTGFQGSAVAEAAQIINEMRAFRDPETGNKTTIFLGYTSNLISSGLRDTLRYLVKHNHVSAIVTTAGGVEEDLIKCLAPTYLGSFSTPGAGLRAKGLNRIGNLLVPNNNYCAFEDWVVPILDKMLEEQEAAKIKARETGNEMDELHWTPSRITERLGREIDHEDSVLYWAARNGIPIFCPALTDGSLGDMLYFHTFKSSPQRLRVDIVDDVRRINTMAVRATRAGMIVLGGGVVKHHIANACLMRNGAEHAVYVNTAQEFDGSDAGARPDEAVSWGKIKADAKSVKVYAEATAVFPMIVAASFARIVRSGGSLYKRYRTVFRGPR, via the exons ATGAGCGCCCAGCAGCCTTCAGTGGTTCCCTTCTCGGTGACCGACTCCGTCCTCCAGCGCTCGCAACCGGTCCCAGAGGGATCTCATGTGGTGAGCGGGGTGGACTTTGACAAGTTCCAGGGACGAGACATCACCGTCGCAGAGATGGTCGACAACTTAGCACATACCGGTTTCCAGGGCAGTGCGGTCGCAGAGGCTGCTCAAATCATCAATGAAATG CGCGCCTTCCGTGATCCCGAAACGGGAAACAAGACTACCATCTTCCTCGGCTATACATCCAACTTGATTTCATCCGGTCTTCGGGACACCCTACGTTATTTGGTGAAGCATAACCATGTTTCCGCCATTGTGACCACTGCTGGAGGTGTGGAGGAGGACTTAATCAAATGCTTGGCACCCACATATCTTGGATCCTTCTCAACCCCCGGCGCTGGACTTCGTGCCAAGGGCCTAAACCGCATTGGCAACCTTCTTGTGCCTAACAATAACTACTGCGCTTTTGAGGACTGGGTAGTGCCCATTTTAGATAAGATGTTGGAGGAACAGGAGGCTGCAAAGATAAAGGCTCGGGAGACTGGGAACGAAATGGACGAGCTTCACTGGACGCCAAGCCGCATCACCGAACGACTGGGTCGCGAGATCGACCACGAGGATTCAGTTCTGTATTGGGCGGCCCGGAATGGGATCCCTATATTCTGTCCCGCCCTTACAGATGGATCTCTGGGTGACATGCTTTACTTTCACACTTTCAAGTCTTCCCCGCAACGACTCCGGGTGGACATTGTGGACGATGTGCGCCGTATCAACACCATGGCTGTTCGGGCGACACGCGCCGGCATGATCGTTTTGGGCGGCGGGGTGGTCAAGCACCACATCGCCAATGCATGCCTAATGCGCAATGGGGCTGAGCACGCGGTATATGTGAATACTGCGCAGGAGTTCGATGGCAGCGATGCGGGTGCGCGGCCAGATGAAGCGGTGAGCTGGGGCAAAATCAAGGCGGATGCCAAGTCTGTCAAG GTCTATGCTGAGGCCACAGCGGTATTCCCTATGATTGTGGCTGCTTCATTTGCTC GCATTGTACGGTCTGGTGGTTCGCTGTACAAGAGGTATAG GACCGTTTTCCGTGGGCCCCGATGA